Genomic segment of Thermoanaerobaculia bacterium:
CCTATCTCATTGCGGGAAAACTGGACTTCAACTTACCCACATGAAACAGCGAGGACCAAATGTTTTGAAAATGCCAGTTCCTTCTGAAATGTCACAACGCGAATATTTGTAAGTCCCTGGATGAGGAAGGACTGGGCAACAACCCGTATGATTGCCACGGACCCGGGTACCTGAAAAAGGCGGCCAGCGGCGCGCTCAACAGAAAGAGGAAGGCTCCCACCAGGAAGGAACGCAGGAGCTGGAGCGTCCAGGCCGTATCGAGGGACGTCTCGATGGGATCTGTCTTATGGATCAGAGCGGCCTCGAAGCCCGTCCGGGAAAGACTTTCAAATGTAGAAAGTGCAAGCAGGGCAACGCCAAAGATTCCGAAGTCGTCCGGCGTGAGCAATTATGCGAGAATCAGCAGGCGGAGAAAATTGAATAACTTGTCGGAAGCCCTCAGGCCGAAGGCCCAGAAGGTGGATCGGACCGCACGGGATCGCAGCGTCGTGCGGGAATCTGAATCAAAGGGTGTTCATTCTCGGCCGGGTTCAGGGTTCCGAATGGGGGGGATGAAAGAAAACTCTGCACAGGGTCACGAAAAAGGTCTACCACGTTCCAGAGTGAAACCCTTCCATCAGGGAATGGAACAGCTTCCGGCATTTGTATTCAGTGCGGGAGCCGGGCTTGCCGCTGTATCATTCTCAATGAGAAGAATCTCGTCCGCATCGGTCCCGGGGCTCCATTTGGCCCATGTCCGTTCTTCGGCTTTCGCCCGTCCCCGGAACGTGAAGGTGGCTGCACTGTTATAAGTCCACCCAAGATAGGGGCTGTCCCCTCCGGAATGGGTCGTAATTAAAAAACGGTTCGAACGGGATCCGAACTCTCGTGCAATGGTGCGGGCACTGGATGGTTTCCCCATGCTTGAATCCACGGGGACCCACCCATAGGGAGGAAGGTAAACCTGCACCCAGCGATGGTAGACATTGTCCACACTGGCATCATCACCTCGTACGACAAATCCAGCCTCATACCGGGCCGGGAGGCCGGATGCCCGGGCTAAAGCCAGGAATGAGATTGTAAACTCACTGCAGGAACCGTTTCCACGCCGCAGGATCGTGGGTGCAACATTCCAACCGCCGGACAATTTGTACTCCATGTGGGTCATGAGGTAGTAGTGGATTTTCCAGGCAATCCAGAAGGGGTTGGTTTCATTCCCGACGATCTCTTTTGCCAGTTTCTGAATATAGGGATCGGCAATCTGAAGCTTGGAACCGTCGACGGTATAGTTCGTCCGAATCTCCCCGGGGATCGAGTTCAGTCCCGTAATCCATAGAGGCAGGATAAATGCGCTGGAATCCCAGGTTTCGGCGTTTAGATTCAGCGTAGCGGAAAAACGTTTTCCCGATTCGATCCCGGTTCCTCTGACACGATAAAAGGATTGATTCCAGGAATCCACCACGGTTGTGATTTCCGCCGATGGGTCGGCTGTAAGGATGCCTTCTCCGATCAATTTCTGATGCTCATCCTCCACGGGAATGCAAAACGCGAGAACTACTTCCGTCAGGGGATCGGGTCCCCAGTTGAGTATCTCATGGGTAAAGGCCAGGGTTCGATGGTGCGACGTTTCGTGTATGTAAGGCGTATCGGGCGCTGTAAGGCTCAGGGTGGCAAGTTCACGAGTTTCATAGTCTACGATATAGAGCAGATCCCCCTGACGAGCCAGCCCCCAGGGGAACGGGCCGGGGGAGGGGAGCAAACCGAAAAGCGTTCCATCTGTGGTATAGACGCCAATTTCATCTTCATTCCGCTCCGCGACCCACAGGTAGGTTCCGTCAAAGGTGATCCCTGTCGGGTAGCGTCCGGAAGCTTCATAGGAACTCATTTCCGTGCCATCAGACGGATCGAGCTTCAGGAGGGATCGGTTTGCGGTTACCCAGAGAGCCTGCCCATCCCATGCCAGGCCGAGAGGTCGGGTTTCCGGTTCATTTACAACCCTCGTCTGATGCGTATTCACATCCATGGCATAGATGGAACCGTAAATATCGTCAGCAATATAGAGAGTCCCGGACCCGTCATAGGTAAGACCCAGAGGTTGTTCCGTGGGGGAGGGGATTGAGGACAGGATTTTCCCCGTTTCCGGGTCAATTTGAATGAGGGTTCCTGTCGCTCGATCGGCAACCCAGAACTGATTATCGACAATAGCCAGACCGGTAGGTTCCTTGATGTCGAGCGAAATTCGATTCACAATTTCGCCCGGTCCGGCATAGACGGCTGTTCCTGAGATCAGCGATAAAAGGGCGGCAAGGCCCAGAGAGATACGTAGAGCTTTCATGATCAATCTCCTCTTACGTCTTAATGTCGAAAAATGTATAGGCCCCAAACCAGCCGATAAGGATTACGGGACTGAGAGCAGCAAATAAGGGGGGGAGAGCGTTCAATTCTCCAAGTTTAAAGAAGAGTGCTGTAATGGCCCAGTAGATAAAGCCGACGCCGAGGCTCATTCCAATCTGCCAGAGTGTCGCCGTCTGATGGGAGGGAAACCGAAAGATCAGGCCGTACGCCAGAAGGCAAAGAACC
This window contains:
- a CDS encoding oligosaccharide flippase family protein, with product MLTPDDFGIFGVALLALSTFESLSRTGFEAALIHKTDPIETSLDTAWTLQLLRSFLVGAFLFLLSAPLAAFFRYPGPWQSYGLLPSPSSSRDLQIFAL
- a CDS encoding transglutaminase domain-containing protein, which produces MKALRISLGLAALLSLISGTAVYAGPGEIVNRISLDIKEPTGLAIVDNQFWVADRATGTLIQIDPETGKILSSIPSPTEQPLGLTYDGSGTLYIADDIYGSIYAMDVNTHQTRVVNEPETRPLGLAWDGQALWVTANRSLLKLDPSDGTEMSSYEASGRYPTGITFDGTYLWVAERNEDEIGVYTTDGTLFGLLPSPGPFPWGLARQGDLLYIVDYETRELATLSLTAPDTPYIHETSHHRTLAFTHEILNWGPDPLTEVVLAFCIPVEDEHQKLIGEGILTADPSAEITTVVDSWNQSFYRVRGTGIESGKRFSATLNLNAETWDSSAFILPLWITGLNSIPGEIRTNYTVDGSKLQIADPYIQKLAKEIVGNETNPFWIAWKIHYYLMTHMEYKLSGGWNVAPTILRRGNGSCSEFTISFLALARASGLPARYEAGFVVRGDDASVDNVYHRWVQVYLPPYGWVPVDSSMGKPSSARTIAREFGSRSNRFLITTHSGGDSPYLGWTYNSAATFTFRGRAKAEERTWAKWSPGTDADEILLIENDTAASPAPALNTNAGSCSIP